The genome window TTAACTATACAGTAACTACAACCGGAGGCTGTCCACCAGCGACAACCACAGGAACAATTACTGTTACACCACAAAACACTATTGCAGCGGGAACAAATCAAACAGTTTGTATCAACAGCGCAATTACGAATATTACTTTAGCAACAACAGGAGCAACAGGAGCTACATTTACTGGCTTACCAACAGGTGTTACAGGTTCATGGGCAGGGAATGTTGTTACTATTAGCGGAACACCAACAGTAAGTGGTACATTTAACTATACAGTAACTACAACCGGAGGCTGTCCACCAGCGACAACTACAGGAACAATTACTGTTACACCATTAAATACTATTGCAGCAGGAACAAATCAAACGGTTTGTATCAATAGCGCAATTACGAATATTACCTTAGCAACAACAGGAGCAACAGGAGCTACATTTACTGGATTACCAGCAGGAGTTGCAGGTTCATGGGCAGGGAATGTTGTAACTATTAGCGGAACACCAACAGTGAGTGGTACGTTTAACTATACAGTAACTACAACCGGAGGCTGTCCACCAGCGACAACAACAGGAATAATTACTGTTACCCCACAAAACACTATTGCAGCGGGAACAAATCAAACGGTTTGTATCAATAGTGCAATTACGAATATTACCTTAGCAACAACAGGAGCTACAGGAGCTACATTTACTGGATTACCAGCAGGTGTTACAGGCTCATGGGCAGGGAATGTTGTAACTATTAGTGGAACACCAACAATGAGTGGTACATTTAACTATACAGTAACTACAACAGGAGGCTGTCCACCAGCGACAACAACAGGAACAATTACTGTTACCCCACAAAATACTATTGCAGCGGGAACAAATCAAACGGTTTGTATCAATAGCGCAATTACGAATATTACCTTAGCAACAACAGGAGCTACAGGAGCTACATTTACTGGCTTACCAGCAGGAGTTACAGGCTCATGGGCAGGGAATGTTGTTACTATTAGTGGAACACCAACAGTGAGTGGTACATTTAACTATACAGTAACTACAACAGGAGGCTGTCCACCAGCGACAACAACAGGAACAATTACTGTTACTCCACAAAACACTATTGCAGCGGGAACAAATCAAACGGTTTGTATCAATAGCGCAATTACGAATATTACCTTAGCAACAACAGGAGCTACAGGAGCTACATTTACTGGATTACCAGCAGGTGTTACAGGCTCATGGGCAGGGAATGTTGTTACGATTAGCGGAACACCAACAGTAAGTGGTACGTTTAACTATACGGTAACTACAACCGGAGGCTGTCCACCAGCGACAACCACAGGAACAATTACTGTTACCCCACAAAACACTATTGCAGCAGGGACAAATCAAACGGTTTGTATCAATAGCGCAATTACGAATATTACCTTAGCAACAACAGGAGCTACAGGAGCTACATTTACTGGATTACCAGCAGGTGTTACAGGCTCATGGGCAGGGAATGTTGTAACTATTAGTGGAACACCAACAGTGAGTGGTACATTTAACTATACAGTAACTACAACAGGAGGCTGTCCACCAGCGACAACAACAGGAACAATTACTGTTACCCCACAAAATACTATTGCAGCGGGAACAAATCAAACGGTTTGTATCAATAGCGCAATTACGAATATTACCTTAGCAACAACAGGAGCTACAGGAGCTACATTTACTGGCTTACCAGCAGGAGTTACAGGCTCATGGGCAGGGAATGTTGTTACTATTAGTGGAACACCAACAGTGAGTGGTACATTTAACTATACAGTAACTACAACAGGAGGCTGTCCACCAGCGACAACAACAGGAACAATTACTGTTACCCCACAAAACACTATTGCAGCGGGAACAAATCAAACGGTTTGTATCAATAGCGCAATTACGAATATTACCTTAGCAACAACAGGAGCTACAGGAGCTACATTTACTGGCTTACCAGCAGGAGTTACAGGCTCATGGGCAGGGAATGTTGTTACTATTAGTGGAACACCAACAGTGAGTGGTACATTTAACTATACAGTAACTACAACAGGAGGCTGTCCACCAGCGACAACAACAGGAACAATTACTGTTACCCCACAAAACACTATTGCAGCGGGAACAAATCAAACGGTTTGTATCAATAGCGCAATTACGAATATTACCTTAGCAACAACAGGAGCTACAGGAGCTACATTTACTGGATTACCAGCAGGAGTTACAGGTTCATGGGCGGGGAATGTTGTTACTATTAGCGGAACACCAACAGTGAGTGGTACGTTTAATTATACAGTAACTGCAACAGGAGGCTGTCCACTAGCGACAGCCACAGGAACAATTACTGTTAATACTCCAAATACTGCAACTATTAGTTATCCACAACCTCTTTACTGTGTTACGGAATCTCCAGTAGCTGTAGTATTAGCAGGAACAGGTAGTTATACAGGAGGTCAGTTTAGTGCAACACCTGCAGGATTATCTATTAATTCGAGTACAGGATTAGTTACACCAGCAGCTAGTACACCAGGTACTTATCAAGTTAATTATTTAGTGCCAAATAATGGAGCATGTTCATCTTTTACTGTATCGACTAGTATTACAATTACTCCAAGACCAGTTATAACAAATGTTGCATTTAGCTCAAATATTTGTGATGGAAGTAGTACTAATATCGTATTGAGTAGTAATGTGCCAGGCACAACCTATACTTGGAGTGCAACAGTATCTAATATTACAGGATCATATGTAACGAGTGGTACCGAAGCAGATATTAATCAGATTGCATCATTAAATAATCCAGAAACTATTGGAAATATTACAATGACAATAATTCCTTATGCTAATGGATGTGATGGAACACCAAGAACAATTGAAATAACTGTAAATCCTAATCCAGTAGTTGAAACTGTTACAGTAGCAGATGATTCAGTATGTTCAGGATCAAATGTACATGTAGAAATTACAGGTAACATTAGTGGTATTACCTACACTTGGACCGCAATCACAAATGGTGTTAATGTTGTAGGAGGAGCTACATCTGGAACAATAACAGCTACATCAACTACAACAGGATTCGATTTACAAGTAGTTACAAGTAATCCATTAGTTGCAGGAACAATTTATTTTGAAGTAAGTGCAATCCGCAATGGATGTGTTGGAAATACAATGCAAAGTGGAGTTATAACAGTTAATCCAAATCCAGGCTTGCCAATTCCTTCACCAATCAAAACAATTTGTAGTGGAGAAGGATCAGACTTGGTTGTTGATGTTTCACCACTTATTGCAGGAACTGAGTTAACATGGGAAGTTTTAACGATGTCGAATAATTTGATTGGAGCAGCGCCAGGAACAGGAGTAGCGCCAGTAACTATCAATGATATTTTAACAACTACAACAAATGCACAAGGATATGTTATTTATCGAGTTCGTTCGAGTTTAGGAGATTGTCAAGGAGGTTATACAGACTTTAGAGTAAATGTAAATCCAGCGCCACTACCAGTATTAGCTGATGGTAATATTTGTATCACAGCATCAGGAGAGGTATATCAAACCTATACATTAAATACAGGACTAAATGATACAGATTATGATTTTGAATGGTTTGATACAAATGGTGATCCAATTCCAGGAGAAACAAGTTCAACTTTAGTTGTAGATGCAGCAGGAACGTATAGTGTAATAGCAACGAATTGGTTAACGGGATGTTCATCAGATCCTTTATTACCAAGTGCAACTGCAACGGTAAAAGAGACAATGCCAGCAACAACAATGACGGTGATTCAAAGTGAGTACTTTAGTGATAATGCTACTATAACGATAACAGTACCAGATGGAACAGGAACATTATTGTATCAATTAGATGAAGGGTCGTTCCAATCATCAAATGTATTTACAGGAGTAAGTGCAGGAGAGCATACAGTAACCGTTATCGATTCAGAGGGATGTACGTATATGACTGAAGTAGTAATGATAATTGATTATCCAAACTACTTTACACCAAATGGAGATGGTATCAACGACACATGGAATATCATTGGATTGAATCAACCAGATGCTAAATTGTACATTTTTGACCGTTATGGTAAACTATTAAAACAATTAAGTGCAACAACAGATAGTCAAGGTTGGGATGGAACATATAATCAAGAATTGTTACCAGCAACCGATTATTGGTTCTCATTAGATTATACAGAAAATGGAGTGGCTAAACAATTTAAAGCGCACTTCTCATTGTTGAGATAATTAATTTAAAAGTAAGGTAGCCTTCGGGTTACCTTACTTAATAAAACAAAAAAGAGCTCAAATTTGAGCTCTTTTTTATTTTAATAACTTTTCCTATTATCTTTTATTATAAGCTGAAATAGCTTCTTTTAATATTTGAACAGATTTAATTAAATCGTCTTTCTTTAAAACATAAGCAATACGAACTTCATCTAATCCTACATTTGGAGTTGAATAGAAACCAGCAGCAGGAGCAACCATTACAGTTTCTCCATTTAAATCATAAGATTCTAATAACCATTGCGCAAAGTCATCAGCATTATCAACTGGTAATTTAGCAATACAATAAAAAGCTCCTTTTGGTGTTGCAACTTTAACTCCTTCAATTTTGTTTAATTCAGAAATTAAAGTATCTCTACGATCTTTGTATTCAGAAATAACATCATCAAAATAGCTTTGAGGAGTTTCTAAAGCAGCTTCACTTGCAATTTGAGCATAAGTAGGAGGGCTCAATCTAGCTTGAGCAAATTTCATAGCAGTAGCCATTACTTCTTTGTTTTTAGAAACAATACAACCAATACGAGCTCCACACATACTATAACGCTTAGAAACGGAATCAATCATAATTGCATTTTCTTCTAAACCAGGAACATTCATAACAGAGAAATGTTTGTCTCCATCATATATGAATTCACGGTAAACTTCATCGGCAATTAAGAATAAATCATGTTTCTTAACAATCTCTGCTAATTTTAAAATTTCTTCTTTAGAATATAAATAACCTGTTGGGTTTCCAGGGTTACAAATTAAAATTGCTTTTGTTTTTGGAGTAATTAATTTTTCAAAAGCTTCAATTGGAGGCAATGCAAATCCAGTTTCAATACCAGAAATAACAGGAATAACATTTACACCAGAGGCAGTTGAAAATCCATTATAATTTGCATAAAAAGGCTCAGGGATAATTATTTCATCACCAGCATCCATCGTAC of Flavobacterium channae contains these proteins:
- a CDS encoding pyridoxal phosphate-dependent aminotransferase, whose amino-acid sequence is MPKVSVKGQQMPESPIRKLVPYAEIAKKKGHKVYHLNIGQPDIKTPDVAIQAVKNADISVLEYSHSAGFESYRNKLSQYYKNHGLPIDTQDIIITTGGSEALLFAMGSTMDAGDEIIIPEPFYANYNGFSTASGVNVIPVISGIETGFALPPIEAFEKLITPKTKAILICNPGNPTGYLYSKEEILKLAEIVKKHDLFLIADEVYREFIYDGDKHFSVMNVPGLEENAIMIDSVSKRYSMCGARIGCIVSKNKEVMATAMKFAQARLSPPTYAQIASEAALETPQSYFDDVISEYKDRRDTLISELNKIEGVKVATPKGAFYCIAKLPVDNADDFAQWLLESYDLNGETVMVAPAAGFYSTPNVGLDEVRIAYVLKKDDLIKSVQILKEAISAYNKR